The Leptospira fainei serovar Hurstbridge str. BUT 6 genome includes a window with the following:
- a CDS encoding flagellar basal body L-ring protein FlgH: protein MFSIGIKKLIILLFSLGAFLAVAAQELSQWQDKNPYSRSQNIKIGTAVFVRLKDGFNAEFEIESTADENITIKAVPDKKIIPDNPSYNNDRSIVRKNKGKIKSLGKLKGNLTATVTAIDPATGLLTLQGQRSSTYNGEPSGVVLTGRLSPEFLSRDNSVDADRIADLQIQFTGRIQPKDLQPPIALKTVNNPDGSVTVKAELSDEEKQRFILEQLNRLLGESQ, encoded by the coding sequence ATGTTTAGCATTGGAATCAAAAAACTGATCATCCTCTTGTTTTCTCTCGGAGCTTTCTTGGCCGTTGCCGCTCAGGAATTATCTCAATGGCAGGATAAGAATCCTTATTCTAGATCGCAAAATATTAAGATAGGAACCGCCGTATTCGTCCGGCTGAAAGACGGTTTTAACGCCGAATTCGAAATTGAATCCACTGCGGACGAGAATATCACGATCAAAGCGGTGCCGGATAAAAAAATCATTCCTGATAACCCTTCGTATAATAACGATAGGAGCATCGTTCGAAAGAATAAAGGAAAGATAAAGTCTTTGGGAAAGTTGAAAGGCAATTTAACCGCGACAGTTACCGCGATAGACCCGGCAACCGGATTGCTTACTTTGCAAGGCCAGAGATCTTCTACATATAACGGGGAACCTTCCGGGGTCGTTTTGACGGGTCGCCTATCGCCCGAGTTTTTATCCAGAGATAATTCCGTCGATGCGGATCGGATCGCAGATTTACAAATCCAATTTACCGGGAGAATCCAACCTAAGGATTTGCAACCTCCGATCGCTCTTAAGACCGTTAATAACCCGGACGGTTCCGTTACGGTTAAAGCTGAATTATCCGACGAAGAAAAGCAACGTTTCATTTTGGAACAACTCAATCGTCTTTTGGGGGAATCCCAATGA
- the flgA gene encoding flagellar basal body P-ring formation chaperone FlgA, producing MSFRFPGILLVALGILWISAGGVFAMEAVYLRGKLLTEKKEVLLSEIAKMPDRMQDKIVLRNLESPVLLRPEDIQKLFPNVSISGKETLILPLNSELDAKDLEDSVAKEIAKLTQEKGAEYRITYLDGERSVPASGIDLRWAGLPQVIHAGQIVASLDFYFQQRKVHTQRIKFKIEKKASVFFAKKAVLKGQKLDTDSLEERTVFLEEAFTDGIGMESVGSTALKDLQAGELLRRKHVRFLYDVQRGGDIQLVYTRGNLVVKAKTKALTSGNVGELVEVSSHAKEGKLTARVVEKNTVLLEN from the coding sequence ATGAGTTTTCGCTTTCCTGGCATTTTACTCGTTGCGTTAGGAATCCTATGGATTTCGGCGGGCGGCGTTTTCGCTATGGAAGCGGTCTACCTACGCGGGAAACTACTCACCGAAAAGAAGGAAGTCCTACTTTCGGAAATAGCGAAAATGCCGGATCGGATGCAGGACAAAATAGTATTACGAAATCTTGAATCTCCGGTTCTGCTCAGACCTGAAGACATTCAGAAATTATTTCCGAATGTTTCGATTTCCGGAAAAGAAACCCTGATTTTACCCTTGAATTCGGAATTGGATGCTAAGGATTTGGAAGACAGTGTCGCTAAAGAGATCGCTAAGCTTACTCAGGAAAAGGGCGCCGAATATCGCATAACTTACTTAGATGGAGAACGCTCGGTTCCGGCTTCCGGGATCGATCTTCGATGGGCGGGATTGCCGCAGGTGATTCACGCGGGCCAGATCGTCGCCTCCCTGGATTTTTATTTTCAGCAGAGAAAAGTTCATACTCAAAGAATTAAATTCAAAATCGAGAAGAAGGCTTCCGTATTCTTCGCAAAGAAAGCAGTATTGAAAGGACAAAAATTGGACACGGACTCCTTGGAGGAACGCACTGTTTTCCTTGAAGAAGCGTTTACCGACGGAATCGGAATGGAAAGCGTCGGATCGACCGCTTTAAAAGACCTGCAGGCCGGGGAACTTTTGCGACGCAAGCATGTCCGCTTTTTGTATGATGTGCAGCGGGGCGGCGACATACAACTGGTTTACACACGCGGAAACTTGGTCGTAAAAGCGAAGACGAAAGCGCTGACATCCGGCAATGTCGGTGAATTAGTGGAAGTCTCCTCTCATGCGAAAGAGGGGAAATTAACGGCTCGTGTAGTGGAAAAAAATACGGTATTATTAGAAAATTAA